The following proteins are encoded in a genomic region of Desulfobacterales bacterium:
- a CDS encoding ABC transporter ATP-binding protein encodes MPDVRIEKLIKRFGNVTAIDGVDIHIPDGKIVTLLGPSGCGKTTTLRCLAGFENADEGQIWIGDRLVFDSGQKINISPQKRGMGMVFQSYAVWPHMSVFENIAFPLRIRKASGSEVNERVLRAMQMVGIEELKDRLPSEISGGQQQRVAFARAIVYEPAVLLLDEPLSNLDAKLREQMRFEILELQRKIGVTTVYVTHDQEEAMVLSDEVLVMEFGKVIQRGDPEEIYFDPVNEFVADFIGKINFLRASVLSRRDDGSVVSIEEESFRTKVQTTRTNYAEGQKVLASVRPENIIIYPDKPQNEVNTWPARLVRKNFLGGLFDMVVEVKGKELRCRTPFRVKAKSGSDIYIQIDPKDVLLIGVKNGAKIRQT; translated from the coding sequence ATGCCGGATGTCAGAATAGAAAAACTAATCAAAAGATTTGGAAATGTTACCGCCATAGATGGAGTGGACATTCATATCCCGGACGGTAAAATCGTGACCCTGCTGGGACCTTCAGGATGCGGCAAGACCACGACCTTGCGCTGCCTGGCCGGGTTTGAAAATGCCGATGAAGGACAGATTTGGATCGGAGACCGGCTTGTTTTCGATTCCGGGCAAAAAATTAATATTTCACCCCAGAAAAGAGGGATGGGCATGGTTTTCCAGTCCTACGCGGTCTGGCCGCACATGTCTGTTTTTGAGAATATTGCCTTTCCACTTCGGATTCGAAAAGCGTCCGGGAGTGAAGTCAATGAGCGGGTGCTGCGGGCCATGCAGATGGTGGGTATCGAGGAGTTAAAGGACCGGCTGCCCAGCGAGATAAGCGGCGGGCAGCAGCAGCGGGTGGCGTTTGCCCGGGCCATCGTATATGAACCTGCCGTGTTATTGCTGGATGAGCCCCTCAGCAACCTGGATGCCAAGTTAAGGGAGCAGATGCGGTTTGAGATTCTGGAATTGCAGCGCAAAATCGGGGTTACGACGGTATACGTAACGCACGATCAGGAAGAAGCCATGGTCCTTTCCGACGAAGTATTGGTCATGGAATTTGGCAAAGTCATCCAACGGGGTGATCCCGAAGAGATTTATTTTGACCCTGTCAATGAATTTGTGGCTGATTTTATCGGCAAGATTAACTTTTTACGCGCTTCCGTTTTAAGCCGCCGGGACGATGGATCTGTTGTCAGCATCGAAGAGGAAAGTTTTCGGACAAAAGTTCAAACAACCCGCACCAATTATGCGGAAGGTCAAAAGGTGCTGGCATCGGTCCGACCGGAAAATATCATTATTTATCCCGATAAGCCCCAGAACGAAGTCAACACCTGGCCAGCCCGGCTGGTCCGGAAAAACTTTCTGGGTGGATTATTTGATATGGTGGTCGAAGTCAAGGGCAAGGAGCTGCGGTGCCGAACCCCCTTTAGAGTCAAGGCAAAAAGCGGATCCGATATCTATATTCAGATTGACCCCAAAGATGTATTGCTGATCGGCGTTAAGAATGGGGCTAAAATTAGACAGACATAA
- a CDS encoding isocitrate/isopropylmalate dehydrogenase family protein, whose product MLKVALMPGDGIGPEITAAAVEAIEAAGVNVEWVEILGGAAAIRQQPGTPLPDESLETYIECGVCLKGPVAVEMEDAMITPGWRRGIPGGRPPRSYNSVQNALRREGGGFAAVRLARNFKGVPAPIQGLDIVVVREISEDIYIAHEYTTGDDTAVALKIITRRASEKVVRFAFELARTHGRKKVTAVHKANVLKQTDGLFLRVAREIAPAYPEIVFEDRYVDASCALVVARPALFSVAVMPNQYGDIMSDLCSSAAGSLGLGAGATYGTEASLFEPVHGTAPDIAGKGIANPVSQILSGVLMLRHLGEEAAAAKIEQAVADALLNPENHTPDLGGKATTRELTRSIVERV is encoded by the coding sequence ATGCTTAAAGTTGCTTTGATGCCGGGAGACGGTATCGGCCCTGAGATAACCGCCGCCGCCGTGGAAGCTATCGAGGCTGCCGGTGTCAATGTCGAGTGGGTGGAGATTTTAGGAGGCGCAGCGGCGATACGGCAGCAACCGGGGACCCCGCTACCGGATGAATCCCTGGAAACCTATATCGAATGCGGGGTATGTTTAAAAGGACCGGTTGCGGTTGAGATGGAAGATGCCATGATCACGCCCGGCTGGCGGCGCGGGATTCCCGGCGGAAGACCGCCCAGATCCTACAACAGTGTTCAGAATGCGCTCAGAAGGGAAGGCGGCGGATTTGCCGCCGTCCGACTGGCCCGCAATTTTAAAGGCGTTCCGGCTCCCATCCAGGGCCTCGATATCGTTGTCGTTCGGGAGATCAGTGAAGATATTTATATCGCCCATGAATATACCACCGGGGATGATACGGCCGTGGCCCTGAAAATCATTACCCGCCGGGCCAGCGAAAAAGTGGTTCGATTCGCGTTTGAACTAGCCCGGACCCATGGCAGGAAAAAAGTGACTGCCGTGCATAAGGCCAATGTGCTCAAGCAGACCGACGGTCTTTTCTTGAGGGTTGCCAGGGAGATTGCCCCCGCCTATCCTGAAATCGTATTTGAAGACAGGTATGTGGATGCCAGCTGTGCGCTGGTGGTTGCCCGGCCGGCCCTTTTTAGTGTGGCGGTCATGCCGAACCAGTATGGGGACATCATGTCGGATCTGTGTTCTTCGGCGGCCGGCAGCCTGGGGCTCGGGGCCGGTGCGACCTACGGGACGGAAGCATCTTTATTCGAACCGGTTCACGGTACAGCCCCGGATATCGCCGGAAAAGGGATTGCCAATCCGGTTTCACAGATCCTCAGCGGTGTTCTGATGCTGCGTCATTTAGGAGAAGAGGCGGCAGCGGCCAAAATTGAACAGGCCGTTGCGGACGCGCTGTTGAATCCTGAAAATCATACCCCCGACCTGGGCGGAAAAGCGACCACCCGGGAGCTGACCCGGTCGATCGTTGAGCGGGTTTAG